In a single window of the Tellurirhabdus bombi genome:
- a CDS encoding PAS domain S-box protein, translating to MTGGEKPFEEDLTTANERFELLAKATHDAIWDWNLETNYVWWNPGFKAIFGYDIRTHADAWYENIHADDRDRVVHAIHTTIDHGGTNWAAEYRFRRADGTYAHILDRGYTIHKDGKAIRMVGAMMDISERIRQQQLQKESEDQRLLALEAAEMGTWDLDPIRHTVNWDRRCQELYGFSANHQTNYENVLQHIHPDDQELVKEAVDWALNPASDGNYDLEFRTIGAEDKKLRWVRCKGKAYFNEQGVAYRFAGTALDNSEIKRKDAALKDVERRFQTAFDNASVGIVITDVQGHYLLTNKAYSTIVGYTPEELYNHNSTAISHPEDIPRIAVLLRRLLEGKIPSFTVERRYLRKDGSTIWVKADASLIRSEDGIPESVIAIVQDINDEVIAREEQQKLISLVENSSDFISLSDLDGHVSYLNASAKRMVGLDDSDEIRRINTEFVMPEEVDRVKNEVSTSLREQGKWSGEILYQHFKTGKAIPVHANSLIIVDPVTKNPLGRATISRDLRPEKEARKALIESEKRFRNMITQAPVAIGIVRGDNFVVESANAMLLELWGKSEWTIGKPILDALPELAGQPFPELLRSVYKTGIPYYGFETPTQLKRNDQLEDHYFNFVYSPARESDGTVSGVIIMATEVTAQIKAKKELEESERRFRQLILEAPMATALYEGENMTIRLANEAMVKLWGKDDSVIGKSLREALPELDGQPFLQLLKDVYTTGVTYQTDESKADLVVDGQLQSFYFNFTYKPLRNAEGTVFAVLNMATDISTQVYSRQTIIEAEAGLRNAIELAKLGTWSLNPATGRIIFSTRMKSWFGFSEHENSFETMLQAIDVADRPRLIHALEQVLVPEQEGSYDLEYIVTNRQTGQRRIIHSQGQAFFNEQTKAYLFNGTAQDITTQKQVEQELEKLVQLRTEELNSANLHLQEVNLHLQQSNQELEQYAYVASHDLQEPLRKIRLFSEMLNNTSTLPQDVKATLAKIIGSSERMSLLIKDLLEFSRLLKAERNVRPTDLSVTIQNVITDFELAIEEKGAQVVVGPLPIIEAVQLQMNQLFYNLLNNALKFTKVSDEGTPVAPLITIQSRELTSEEAKSYNLLQVEGIYYDITFTDNGIGFQAEYAERIFEVFKRLHTRHIYPGSGIGLALCRKIVQNHQGVIYAESEENVGSIFHIILPVTQPIEENN from the coding sequence ATGACAGGCGGGGAAAAGCCATTCGAAGAAGATTTAACAACGGCTAATGAACGGTTTGAGCTTTTGGCAAAAGCGACACATGATGCCATTTGGGATTGGAATCTAGAGACCAATTACGTCTGGTGGAATCCCGGCTTCAAGGCCATATTTGGCTATGACATTCGGACTCATGCCGACGCCTGGTATGAAAACATTCATGCGGATGACCGAGATCGGGTTGTTCATGCCATTCATACAACCATTGACCACGGCGGAACAAACTGGGCCGCCGAATACCGTTTTCGGCGAGCCGACGGCACTTACGCGCACATTCTTGACCGGGGCTACACCATTCACAAAGACGGGAAAGCCATCCGGATGGTGGGCGCCATGATGGATATTTCCGAACGCATCCGTCAGCAGCAACTCCAGAAAGAAAGTGAAGACCAGCGGCTTCTGGCCTTGGAAGCTGCCGAAATGGGTACCTGGGACCTTGACCCCATCCGACATACAGTTAATTGGGATCGCCGCTGTCAGGAACTTTATGGTTTTTCGGCCAACCATCAGACTAATTATGAAAACGTTTTACAACACATTCACCCTGATGACCAGGAGCTTGTTAAAGAGGCTGTAGATTGGGCGCTTAATCCTGCTTCGGATGGCAACTACGATCTCGAATTTCGAACCATCGGTGCCGAAGACAAAAAACTGCGCTGGGTCCGGTGTAAAGGAAAAGCCTATTTTAATGAACAGGGCGTAGCCTACCGCTTCGCCGGAACGGCCCTCGATAACTCCGAAATAAAACGCAAAGACGCCGCCCTGAAAGACGTTGAACGCCGTTTCCAAACCGCCTTTGACAATGCGTCGGTCGGAATTGTTATTACGGATGTTCAGGGTCATTATCTACTTACCAATAAAGCCTATAGTACCATTGTCGGGTACACGCCGGAAGAACTTTATAACCACAACTCAACGGCTATTTCTCACCCAGAAGATATTCCCCGGATTGCCGTTCTACTGCGCCGTTTGCTGGAAGGTAAAATTCCTTCGTTTACTGTCGAACGGCGCTATTTGCGCAAGGATGGCAGCACCATCTGGGTTAAAGCCGATGCTTCGCTAATCCGCAGCGAGGACGGTATTCCAGAGAGCGTTATTGCTATCGTTCAGGACATTAACGATGAAGTCATCGCCCGTGAAGAGCAACAGAAGCTTATTTCGCTGGTTGAAAACAGCTCTGATTTTATTAGCCTGTCCGACCTTGATGGCCATGTCTCCTACCTCAATGCCTCTGCCAAACGCATGGTAGGCCTGGACGATTCCGACGAAATCCGGCGAATAAACACCGAATTTGTCATGCCCGAAGAAGTAGACAGGGTGAAAAACGAAGTTAGTACCAGTTTACGCGAGCAGGGCAAATGGTCGGGCGAAATTTTATACCAGCATTTTAAGACGGGTAAGGCCATTCCTGTACATGCCAACTCGCTCATTATTGTTGATCCGGTAACGAAAAATCCACTCGGCAGAGCCACGATATCCCGGGATTTAAGACCGGAAAAAGAAGCACGGAAGGCGCTGATAGAAAGCGAAAAACGGTTCCGCAATATGATTACCCAGGCACCGGTTGCCATCGGCATCGTACGAGGAGACAACTTTGTGGTTGAGTCGGCAAATGCCATGTTGCTGGAACTCTGGGGTAAATCCGAGTGGACTATTGGCAAACCCATTCTGGATGCTTTGCCAGAACTAGCTGGTCAGCCATTTCCCGAGTTGCTGCGGTCTGTTTACAAAACGGGCATTCCATACTATGGCTTTGAGACCCCGACGCAGTTAAAGCGAAATGACCAGTTAGAAGACCATTATTTCAATTTTGTCTATTCTCCGGCGCGGGAAAGTGATGGAACGGTAAGTGGCGTCATCATCATGGCCACTGAAGTAACCGCGCAGATCAAGGCCAAAAAGGAGCTGGAAGAAAGCGAAAGACGGTTCCGCCAACTGATTTTGGAAGCGCCGATGGCCACCGCTCTTTATGAAGGAGAAAATATGACTATCCGGCTGGCAAACGAAGCGATGGTCAAGTTATGGGGTAAAGATGACTCTGTGATTGGTAAATCGTTGCGAGAAGCTTTACCTGAGTTGGATGGCCAGCCATTCTTACAGTTACTGAAAGACGTTTATACCACAGGTGTTACGTATCAAACCGACGAAAGTAAAGCCGACCTTGTTGTTGACGGCCAGCTGCAATCATTCTATTTTAATTTTACATACAAGCCCTTGCGAAACGCCGAGGGAACAGTTTTTGCCGTCTTAAACATGGCAACCGATATCTCTACGCAGGTTTATAGCCGCCAAACCATCATTGAGGCGGAAGCTGGCCTACGGAACGCCATTGAATTAGCGAAGCTGGGTACCTGGAGCCTTAATCCAGCAACGGGCAGGATCATTTTTTCCACTCGGATGAAGTCGTGGTTTGGCTTTTCTGAGCACGAAAATAGCTTCGAAACCATGCTTCAGGCCATTGATGTGGCCGACCGCCCCCGCCTCATTCACGCTTTAGAGCAAGTTTTGGTGCCAGAGCAGGAAGGTAGTTATGACCTTGAATACATTGTTACGAATCGGCAAACGGGTCAGCGCCGCATCATTCATTCGCAGGGGCAGGCTTTTTTCAACGAGCAAACGAAGGCATACCTTTTCAATGGAACGGCCCAGGACATTACGACCCAGAAGCAAGTCGAACAGGAACTGGAAAAACTGGTCCAGCTGCGCACCGAAGAGTTAAACAGCGCCAACCTGCACCTTCAGGAGGTCAATCTGCATTTGCAACAATCCAATCAGGAGTTGGAGCAATACGCCTACGTGGCCTCGCACGACCTTCAGGAACCTTTGCGGAAAATTCGCCTTTTCTCCGAAATGCTTAACAACACATCCACCCTACCTCAGGATGTCAAAGCAACATTGGCAAAAATCATTGGGTCTTCTGAGCGCATGTCTCTGTTAATAAAGGACTTGCTGGAATTTTCCCGACTACTAAAAGCGGAACGTAATGTGCGACCTACGGATTTAAGCGTGACGATTCAGAATGTAATCACTGATTTTGAACTGGCGATTGAGGAAAAAGGCGCGCAGGTTGTCGTTGGGCCATTGCCAATTATCGAAGCGGTTCAGCTTCAGATGAATCAGCTATTTTATAACTTGCTAAACAATGCCCTCAAGTTTACGAAAGTAAGCGACGAAGGAACTCCGGTAGCTCCACTCATTACGATCCAGTCCCGTGAATTAACGTCTGAAGAAGCAAAATCCTACAATCTGTTGCAGGTAGAGGGCATCTATTACGACATTACGTTTACCGACAACGGCATTGGGTTTCAGGCGGAGTATGCCGAACGCATTTTTGAGGTTTTCAAGCGGCTACATACGCGCCATATTTACCCTGGTTCGGGCATTGGTCTCGCTTTGTGCCGGAAAATAGTCCAGAACCACCAGGGCGTGATTTACGCCGAATCCGAAGAAAATGTAGGCTCCATATTTCACATTATTCTCCCAGTAACCCAACCGATAGAAGAAAATAATTAA
- the lptC gene encoding LPS export ABC transporter periplasmic protein LptC, with protein sequence MSQKLHQLFTIAAVSLLVGLTACEDKQAVKKGKPYTGPLEEINNVQVLYSEAGLLKVKMTTPLQLKYESKDLIYPKPVNIEFYGPNQEVMTTLRADSGRYMNDKNMYKVMGNVVVVNKAKNEQLKTDELNWNPVTKKVYTEKRVNILLKNTGERLDGDGLDSNQDFSDYSIRQPRGVFRIEPGTGI encoded by the coding sequence ATGAGCCAGAAATTACACCAACTTTTCACTATAGCAGCGGTAAGTCTCCTGGTCGGGCTGACGGCCTGCGAGGATAAACAGGCGGTTAAGAAAGGAAAGCCATATACCGGGCCGTTGGAAGAGATCAACAACGTGCAGGTACTGTACAGCGAAGCTGGTTTGTTAAAAGTAAAGATGACCACGCCTTTGCAGTTAAAGTACGAGAGTAAGGATTTGATTTATCCTAAACCGGTGAACATTGAGTTTTATGGTCCCAACCAAGAGGTAATGACTACCCTGCGGGCGGATTCAGGCCGGTACATGAATGATAAAAACATGTACAAGGTGATGGGTAACGTGGTAGTTGTCAACAAGGCAAAAAACGAACAGCTCAAAACCGACGAGTTGAACTGGAATCCGGTAACGAAAAAGGTGTATACCGAAAAGCGCGTGAATATCCTGCTGAAAAATACGGGTGAGCGTCTTGACGGCGACGGATTAGACTCAAATCAGGATTTTTCGGATTATTCCATCCGACAGCCGCGAGGCGTTTTTCGAATCGAGCCCGGTACTGGTATTTAG
- a CDS encoding c-type cytochrome, translated as MSYFTTQSQNIRNKQGLIKSLLFRPCLLPLYFCLPFLLACQSEEELKREKYFVAGQQLYKEHCSNCHQTDGKGLAALYPPINGSDYLRNKEKVICLIRHGLSDSIVVNGRPYNRPMPANPQLANIEVAEIVTYIYNEWGNEKTISEVKDVGKVLDQCVPQTP; from the coding sequence ATGAGCTATTTCACCACACAAAGTCAAAATATACGCAACAAACAAGGGCTGATAAAGTCTCTTCTTTTTCGCCCTTGTTTGCTGCCTTTGTACTTCTGCCTACCGTTCCTGCTTGCTTGCCAAAGTGAGGAAGAACTGAAGCGGGAGAAATATTTTGTTGCTGGTCAACAGCTTTACAAAGAGCATTGCAGCAATTGTCATCAAACCGATGGCAAAGGGCTGGCGGCCCTGTACCCACCCATTAATGGCTCTGATTACTTACGGAATAAGGAAAAAGTAATTTGCCTGATCCGGCACGGTCTAAGTGATTCTATTGTCGTCAATGGACGCCCCTACAACCGTCCCATGCCCGCCAATCCACAACTGGCAAACATCGAAGTTGCGGAGATTGTCACCTACATTTACAACGAATGGGGCAACGAGAAAACCATCTCAGAGGTTAAAGATGTCGGCAAAGTGCTGGATCAATGCGTGCCTCAAACGCCTTAA
- a CDS encoding SCO family protein, whose translation MKIVSKFFSTVVLATGLFACSSSDDRLPIYGERETTTKEVDGKTVVDTIYHEIPAFEFTNQDSLPVTNKTLDGKIYVADFFFVSCPTICPKMKTQMKRVYDKYKDNPDIMLLSHTIDPQHDTPAVLKEFSDGLGIKSAQWQFVTGDKEKMFAHGKNYMVVAQEDKGAPGGLLHSGHFVLVDKEKHVRGMYDGTTEEGVDKLMRDMDRLLAEYKK comes from the coding sequence ATGAAAATTGTCAGTAAATTTTTTAGTACTGTAGTACTGGCCACCGGTCTGTTTGCCTGTTCATCGTCTGACGATCGATTGCCTATTTACGGAGAGCGCGAAACCACCACCAAAGAAGTGGATGGAAAAACTGTAGTTGATACCATTTATCACGAAATTCCAGCCTTTGAATTTACCAACCAGGATAGCCTGCCCGTAACCAATAAAACGCTCGATGGCAAAATTTACGTGGCTGATTTCTTCTTCGTCTCCTGCCCGACCATCTGCCCTAAAATGAAAACGCAGATGAAACGGGTTTACGACAAATATAAAGATAATCCCGACATCATGCTTTTGTCACATACTATTGATCCACAGCATGATACACCAGCCGTTCTAAAAGAATTTTCGGATGGGCTAGGCATAAAAAGCGCACAATGGCAATTTGTGACGGGCGACAAAGAGAAGATGTTTGCGCACGGCAAAAACTACATGGTGGTTGCTCAGGAAGACAAAGGCGCTCCCGGTGGTTTACTTCATAGCGGCCATTTTGTGCTCGTTGATAAAGAAAAGCATGTTCGTGGCATGTACGATGGCACTACAGAAGAGGGTGTTGATAAGCTGATGAGGGATATGGATCGGTTGCTGGCCGAGTATAAAAAATGA
- the recN gene encoding DNA repair protein RecN: protein MLSHLLIKNYALIQQLEIKPDRSLNIITGETGAGKSIMLGALGLLLGNRADTKVLYNATEKCVIEGTFDISGYIIENIFEEEDLDYEQTCVVRREISTTGKTRAFINDTPVNLETLRRVTSQMMDIHSQHDSVLLGSNDFQLQIVDTYAQNDELLRQYRVDYRAYRQKQEAYDQLLNEASQMKKEFDYNNFLYEELAKLTLQPDEQEQLEQELNVLENAEVIRERLQLSYDYLDNAEQSVVVYLKSVVSNLNYISRLSDQFEQLRDRAQSSLIELRDLAGEISTEQEGVETNETRAETVRERLNLVYNLQTKHQAKTVQELLAIQAELERKVSKVLNLDDEIAAAKASADDALQQLTQSAQTLSNSRKEVLPLIEKEIGSLLNDLGMPNASLAISSETGKPTTNGIDTISFLFSANKGVKPQQLKNVASGGEFSRLMMAIKYILASKRSMPTIIFDEIDTGVSGEIAIKMGNMMQDMAHNHQIIAITHLHQIAAQGAAHYFVYKDHSGNKTVSQIKKLNFDERVQEIAQMIGGNNPSKKVISNAREILSAAPKTR from the coding sequence ATGCTATCGCATTTACTAATAAAAAATTACGCGCTGATTCAACAACTGGAAATTAAACCAGACCGCTCCCTCAACATCATTACGGGTGAGACGGGCGCGGGAAAATCAATCATGCTGGGCGCGCTTGGGTTGCTGTTAGGCAATCGCGCTGATACCAAAGTTCTTTATAACGCTACCGAAAAATGCGTTATTGAGGGGACATTTGACATTTCCGGCTATATCATTGAAAATATATTCGAGGAAGAAGATCTGGATTATGAGCAAACCTGCGTAGTTAGGCGTGAAATTAGCACAACCGGCAAAACAAGAGCTTTCATCAATGATACGCCCGTCAACCTGGAGACGCTCCGACGCGTGACCAGCCAGATGATGGACATTCACTCCCAGCACGATTCTGTTCTGCTGGGATCCAATGATTTTCAGTTACAGATTGTCGATACCTACGCGCAAAATGACGAATTATTGCGTCAATATCGCGTTGATTACCGGGCATACCGCCAGAAACAGGAAGCCTACGACCAGTTGCTGAACGAGGCCTCCCAGATGAAGAAGGAGTTTGACTACAACAATTTTTTGTACGAAGAACTCGCTAAACTAACGCTACAACCCGACGAGCAGGAACAACTCGAGCAGGAATTGAATGTCCTCGAAAATGCCGAAGTGATTCGGGAGCGCCTTCAGCTATCTTATGATTACCTGGACAATGCCGAGCAGTCGGTGGTTGTTTACCTCAAAAGCGTAGTTAGCAACCTGAATTACATAAGCCGCTTATCGGATCAATTTGAGCAATTGCGCGACCGTGCTCAAAGCTCACTGATTGAATTAAGGGATTTAGCCGGTGAAATCAGCACAGAGCAAGAGGGCGTTGAGACCAATGAAACCCGCGCCGAAACCGTCCGCGAACGCCTGAATCTGGTCTATAATTTACAGACAAAACACCAGGCAAAAACCGTTCAGGAATTGCTTGCCATTCAGGCCGAACTGGAGCGAAAGGTTAGTAAAGTATTAAATCTGGATGACGAAATCGCCGCGGCCAAAGCCAGTGCGGACGATGCCTTACAACAATTGACTCAAAGTGCGCAAACGCTGTCGAACTCACGTAAAGAGGTGTTGCCACTAATTGAAAAAGAAATTGGCAGTTTGCTGAATGATCTGGGCATGCCAAACGCCTCTTTGGCTATCTCGTCGGAAACAGGCAAGCCGACAACCAACGGAATCGATACTATTTCGTTTCTTTTCAGCGCGAACAAAGGCGTAAAGCCCCAGCAGCTCAAAAATGTTGCCTCTGGAGGTGAATTCTCCCGCTTGATGATGGCGATTAAATACATTCTCGCTAGCAAACGCTCGATGCCAACCATTATCTTTGACGAGATCGATACTGGCGTGTCCGGTGAAATCGCGATCAAAATGGGAAATATGATGCAGGATATGGCGCACAATCACCAGATTATTGCCATTACGCACCTGCACCAAATCGCCGCGCAGGGTGCGGCTCACTATTTTGTTTACAAAGACCATTCTGGCAATAAAACAGTTAGCCAGATTAAAAAACTGAACTTCGACGAACGGGTTCAGGAGATTGCGCAGATGATTGGCGGAAACAACCCCTCGAAAAAAGTCATCAGTAACGCGCGTGAAATTTTGTCAGCCGCCCCTAAAACGCGCTGA
- the porD gene encoding type IX secretion system protein PorD, with protein sequence MKPTSILSLLAVLLLCLLGRQVHAQELNCQVIINTEQTDFKASTDRQIFPQLQAFITDFMNNRRWTNDNYSPEERINCRLQINVIRVPVQNTYECRTQILVTRPVYGTGYETVTLRYMDNTFNFNYRQNDPMYFNENTYQNELTSLLAFHAMIILGTDYDTFGKQGGKPFYQRAFNIMNLAPSGAGWNAQGDLRNRYWMIENLQSQQFIPFHEALYTYHRQALDTFAQNPAGSRQQVIGVLSAIQQVSQQRPNSIVINTFFDAKGEELYNILYEGTRDERQKAFTVLSSLDPSKTELYRKLLR encoded by the coding sequence ATGAAACCAACATCTATACTATCGCTTCTTGCTGTCCTTCTGCTCTGCCTGCTCGGTAGGCAGGTTCATGCCCAGGAACTGAATTGCCAGGTGATTATCAATACCGAGCAAACGGATTTTAAAGCATCCACAGACCGGCAGATTTTTCCCCAGCTTCAGGCGTTCATTACGGATTTTATGAATAATCGCCGCTGGACAAACGACAATTACAGCCCTGAAGAACGAATTAATTGCCGGTTGCAGATTAATGTTATCCGCGTTCCGGTACAAAATACATACGAATGTCGTACACAGATACTGGTTACGCGACCGGTTTATGGCACTGGCTATGAAACCGTTACGCTACGATACATGGACAATACGTTCAATTTTAATTACCGCCAGAACGACCCCATGTATTTCAACGAAAACACCTACCAGAACGAGTTAACCTCGCTGCTGGCTTTTCACGCCATGATCATTCTGGGCACCGATTATGATACGTTCGGGAAACAAGGCGGAAAACCTTTTTACCAGCGTGCTTTCAATATCATGAACCTGGCTCCGAGCGGTGCAGGCTGGAATGCACAGGGTGATTTAAGAAATCGCTACTGGATGATTGAAAACCTGCAAAGCCAGCAATTTATTCCTTTTCACGAAGCGCTTTATACGTATCATCGGCAAGCGCTGGATACGTTTGCACAGAATCCGGCTGGCTCACGGCAGCAGGTTATTGGAGTATTGTCAGCGATCCAACAAGTTAGCCAGCAACGCCCTAACTCCATCGTTATCAATACGTTCTTTGATGCCAAGGGCGAGGAACTTTACAACATTCTGTATGAAGGAACGCGCGATGAACGGCAGAAAGCCTTTACTGTACTTTCGTCACTCGACCCTAGCAAAACCGAACTTTACCGAAAATTGCTTCGCTGA
- the coaBC gene encoding bifunctional phosphopantothenoylcysteine decarboxylase/phosphopantothenate--cysteine ligase CoaBC gives MSLLTGKRILLGVTGSISAYKSALLIRLLVKAGAEVQVVMTKAATDFITPLTLATLSKKPVLTQFVHDETGSWNNHVELGLWADLVVIAPASAHTLARMAHGFCDDLLSAVYLSAKCPVFVAPAMDLDMYRHPTTVENLQRLESFGNRVIRAEHGELASGLVGEGRLAEPEHIIQELERYFAHRSLLATKHVLITAGPTQEPIDPVRFISNHSSGKMGYALAKAFAQAGATVTLVSGPTALPLPDPAIRRLSVRSAQEMFEATSEHFSRADIIILAAAVADYTPAHPATQKIKKQDAHFNIELSRTIDIAATLGKQKRADQFMVGFALETNDELANAINKLHRKNFDFIVLNSLRDSGAGFGHDTNKITVIDKKEKIHEFALKSKDEVAADLLQLVEKEVSIA, from the coding sequence ATGTCTCTACTTACGGGTAAAAGGATCTTACTGGGCGTAACTGGTAGCATCTCCGCCTATAAATCGGCCCTTCTCATTCGGCTTCTGGTGAAAGCAGGCGCGGAAGTTCAGGTGGTAATGACCAAAGCCGCTACGGATTTTATTACCCCTTTAACGCTGGCTACCCTTTCGAAAAAACCGGTGCTGACCCAGTTTGTCCATGACGAGACAGGCAGTTGGAACAACCACGTTGAATTGGGCTTATGGGCTGATTTGGTGGTAATTGCTCCGGCCTCCGCCCATACGCTGGCCCGAATGGCACATGGCTTTTGTGATGATCTGCTGTCGGCTGTTTACCTGTCCGCCAAGTGTCCGGTTTTTGTAGCTCCGGCTATGGATCTGGATATGTACCGCCACCCCACTACTGTAGAGAACCTACAACGGCTGGAATCATTTGGTAATCGAGTTATTCGAGCTGAACACGGCGAGCTAGCCAGCGGTTTAGTTGGCGAAGGCCGGTTGGCCGAGCCAGAACACATTATTCAGGAGTTGGAGCGTTACTTCGCTCATCGGTCCCTTCTGGCGACTAAACACGTTCTGATCACGGCTGGACCCACGCAGGAACCCATCGATCCGGTACGATTTATTAGCAATCACTCTTCTGGTAAAATGGGCTATGCCCTCGCTAAAGCCTTTGCTCAGGCGGGCGCTACGGTCACCCTCGTTAGCGGTCCGACGGCGTTGCCTCTCCCCGATCCCGCGATTCGGCGGCTTTCGGTGCGTTCAGCGCAGGAGATGTTTGAGGCTACTTCCGAGCACTTTTCTAGAGCAGACATCATTATATTGGCTGCTGCCGTGGCCGACTATACTCCCGCTCACCCAGCCACGCAAAAGATCAAGAAGCAAGACGCCCATTTTAACATTGAGTTGAGCCGAACGATTGATATTGCCGCTACTTTAGGAAAGCAGAAACGCGCAGACCAGTTTATGGTTGGTTTTGCGCTTGAAACCAATGACGAACTGGCTAATGCCATTAATAAACTTCACCGCAAAAATTTCGACTTTATTGTTCTTAACTCCTTACGCGATTCAGGGGCTGGGTTTGGACACGATACCAACAAAATTACCGTTATTGATAAAAAGGAAAAGATTCACGAGTTTGCTCTGAAATCGAAAGATGAAGTGGCCGCTGATTTGCTGCAACTTGTGGAAAAAGAGGTATCAATCGCATGA
- a CDS encoding DNA-directed RNA polymerase subunit omega, whose protein sequence is MASNPSLTTRDADTIAAKTGNLYESVSVVSKRARQISTRMKEELSNKLSEFASAVDNLEEVFENREQIEISKYYERLPKPTTLATDEFLDDKVQWRYTDQDATN, encoded by the coding sequence ATGGCATCTAATCCTTCACTGACTACGCGCGACGCGGATACAATCGCCGCTAAAACCGGTAACTTATATGAATCTGTATCGGTAGTTTCTAAACGCGCACGGCAGATATCTACCCGCATGAAAGAAGAACTCAGCAACAAACTTTCTGAGTTTGCTTCGGCAGTAGATAATCTTGAAGAAGTTTTCGAGAACCGCGAGCAAATCGAGATTTCAAAATATTACGAACGGCTGCCAAAGCCAACAACGCTGGCAACCGACGAATTTCTGGACGATAAAGTACAGTGGCGTTATACCGATCAGGACGCGACCAACTAG
- a CDS encoding outer membrane protein assembly factor BamD has product MQHCRRAGIIGVALLVFLASCSPFQKLQKKGTDVEKYQAAVSYFKKGDWYRSGLLFEEIIPILKGSTESEMAQFYRAYTEYHQGNYQLSSFHFKQFYETFARSDYAQEAMYMYALSLYKDSPSYNLDQSNSLTAVAALQDFVNTFPTSPFSKECTTMILDLRNKLERKSYDKAKLYYKTSAANIANYRSAVVSINNFQREYPDSGFNEELAYLRVDAQHSLAQNSSVEKQKERYQEVVTFYQGFVDKYPNSKYARTAEKLFTDSQKELERINKEEKEKKPESQPAGKVSTATASN; this is encoded by the coding sequence ATGCAACATTGTCGGAGAGCAGGGATTATTGGAGTGGCGTTGCTGGTGTTTTTGGCTTCGTGCAGCCCATTTCAGAAACTTCAGAAAAAGGGGACGGACGTTGAGAAATATCAAGCTGCCGTTAGTTATTTCAAAAAAGGAGACTGGTACCGATCTGGTCTATTGTTTGAAGAAATTATACCCATCCTAAAAGGAAGTACCGAGTCAGAAATGGCCCAATTTTACCGGGCCTACACCGAGTACCACCAGGGAAATTACCAATTGTCGTCTTTTCACTTCAAGCAGTTTTACGAAACATTTGCGCGAAGCGATTATGCCCAGGAAGCCATGTATATGTATGCGCTTTCTCTGTATAAGGATTCACCGAGTTACAACCTGGATCAGTCTAACTCACTGACCGCCGTTGCCGCTCTTCAGGATTTTGTTAACACATTCCCAACCAGCCCCTTTAGCAAGGAATGTACCACCATGATTCTGGATCTGCGCAATAAGCTAGAGCGTAAATCATACGATAAGGCCAAACTATATTATAAAACCAGCGCGGCAAATATCGCTAATTACCGGTCAGCCGTCGTGTCTATCAACAATTTTCAGCGCGAATACCCAGACTCCGGTTTTAATGAAGAATTAGCTTATTTACGGGTTGATGCCCAGCATAGCCTGGCGCAAAATAGCTCGGTAGAAAAGCAGAAAGAACGGTACCAGGAAGTGGTTACTTTTTATCAGGGATTTGTTGATAAATACCCAAACAGCAAATATGCCCGCACGGCAGAAAAGCTGTTTACAGATAGCCAGAAAGAACTGGAACGCATCAACAAAGAAGAAAAAGAGAAAAAGCCTGAATCACAGCCTGCCGGCAAAGTCTCAACAGCAACAGCATCAAATTAA